In the Gemmatimonadaceae bacterium genome, one interval contains:
- a CDS encoding BsuPI-related putative proteinase inhibitor, with translation MRRVGVIPLLLVAAGLGCSTAPTEPPALPEAGGLRLDGSISLPTIRLGQQAVLTFRLRNLTEEAIRLNFGSGCQITPFIETASGRSVYPSGGGYGCTTALTSLTLAPRGDHSITMEVVGDGIRLAIYTGYPLPEGRYRAYAILEGNSTGIQLRSDYVRFEVR, from the coding sequence ATGCGACGCGTCGGTGTGATCCCACTTTTGCTTGTCGCGGCCGGACTCGGCTGCAGCACAGCGCCCACAGAGCCGCCGGCACTGCCGGAAGCCGGAGGGCTGAGGCTCGACGGATCCATTTCGTTGCCGACCATTCGTCTTGGCCAGCAAGCTGTGCTGACTTTTCGCCTGCGGAATCTCACCGAGGAAGCGATAAGGCTCAACTTCGGCAGCGGCTGTCAGATCACACCCTTCATCGAGACAGCCAGCGGAAGAAGCGTCTATCCCTCCGGTGGAGGATATGGCTGCACAACAGCTCTCACGAGCCTCACGCTCGCGCCCCGTGGAGATCACTCGATCACGATGGAGGTAGTTGGGGACGGCATCCGGCTTGCCATTTACACAGGCTACCCGCTCCCCGAGGGCCGGTACCGCGCGTACGCGATTCTCGAAGGGAACTCGACCGGAATCCAGCTCCGCTCCGATTACGTCAGGTTCGAGGTTCGGTAG